Genomic DNA from Garra rufa chromosome 18, GarRuf1.0, whole genome shotgun sequence:
AGTAAGACATTGTCGCACTTTGCTTATCAGTGGACCGTCGCGGATCTCCACCAACACGACAGGCCCTAGTTTAATGTTAATGCTTATGTTTACTTGACTTCCTCCAGATATGATTTCTACAACTTGTAGATCCCACCCGAGTGCAGGTTTTCAATCTTCCATAGAAAaatattcctgttttttttttcttttgctcaaTGATTTTTCTTTGTGTCAGAATTTCCACAACAATATTTTGTTCAACGTAACAGTGTGCTATGAAAACGAACCCAAAAAAATAAAACGACATCAAAACAATCATATCAGATCataataaaagaacaaaaaataatatgcattgcatGGCTTTAGATTCAAGACAGGAAGTTCATACCAAAAAAAGGGGAGATTGCACAGTCGTGTCCTCTGTGACCTCCTCTGCGTCTTCTCTCTGTTCATTTTTCCAGACTCTCATGGGCGTCCGCTGGAGTGGCTGACCTGTGGTGTCAGTCCTTGCGGGATGCAGGCCGTCTCGTGAGACTGAACGCGGAAGTCGGACAGAAGGGGGGCCGTATTGCTTGGGGTTGCATAATGTCCACCGAACATACAGAGACAGAATGAACAGAGGAGCCTGTATGTACTGTaagtccaagtgtgtgtgtgcttaGGTTTGTTGCCTTTCTCTGAGAATCAAAGTACCCGTCCGTCTTATCTATCAGCAGTTACGTCATCCTCTACATACATATTTCAGAATATTTTCTAAAGTCAACCAGCTTGGATGTTCTGAACTAAACTACGCTACACAATAGAATAAATAGACGTCTACTGATTTTCTACGATCTAAGACAGGGGTCTGGGGGTTTTTCAGTCAACCGCTCCTAGCGTAAACGGACATAAAAGCGACACACAAAAGAAATCTCGAGTATCTCTTCTGAATCCCTCCATTTCCCTAGAGAGGTGCGACTGTATGAATTCAGGCTGTACGATGACGCTTCTCAATTCGAGACCGTGTCGGGCATCAGTAGACCTTCCCCACAATCCACTGCTCTTGAGTCTTGACGTGGTGGAACTGCGACGGAGATTGTGGCGTTTTCCTCTTGCAAAGATGCCAAAGCCAGACAGGACAAGTTGAATACAGCGAATACTACGAGAAGCATACTGATGGTTTCTGTAGGTTTCTCAAGGTGCATAGGGTTGAGGGTGCATTTATTCAGAACAACATTGAACTGTAGTCTTTGTGTGTTGGTTTGTGTTTTTTTGGGGGGTCTCTAACTTATTCCAGCATGTCTGGCTACCATGTGACTGCTGCTACCTCACAGTATGAGTATAAATAGAAGGAAGGTACAAGGACGTCAGATGCACTCAGCATACAATATTGCTCTATTCCAACAATCCCTGCATTCGTCCATTCATCCACCAACGAATAAATCACTCGATCCGAACAAACAGAGATGGAGGAGGCAGTTAAGGATGATGAAAAGAGGGTTGGATCGCCAGTCACACCCTCCTTCGTGGCTGCGCCCCCTTCTGTTTGGTTTGATGATTGACGTTATTGTTGATGGGCCGATTCTTGTCGTTGCTGTGGTgtttcactattttttttttttcgtcttcACAGTGTGCTTTTGGAGGTGAGGCTCCGGACTGGCTGTGATTGGCTAAGGGGGGAGGTGAGGGCAGAGTCAGTACGGCGAGAACAGGATCGGCCCGTGTGAGGTGCGCATGGGCCCCGGAGCTGGTCTCAAGATGTGGCTGAGGGGCGGACCCTGCAGGAGGTGATGATGTGGATGAGGGGCGGGAGCTGCTGCGCGGAGAGCCAGCTGATTGGAGGAGGCGGCCGCTGCCATTGCTGCAGCTACGGCCAGAGGACTCGGCAAGAGGCCGGCGCCTAACGCTTTGGTGAGATCCTATATGAAGAGAAAAACTTTATGACCCAATGATATCATATTGTAATCTGACATCCTGTTATCAAAGATCATTTTCAGTGCATGCTAGCATATTTGTCATTCatcatttgaattttattgatTCCAACTTCTTAAGGATTCCTAGTTTCGATTGCAATAACATTAAGTCAATATAAAAATTAAGTCAAACATTTATATTGTGTTTTTACAAAGCTTTTTGTTGCAGCTGAATAACATGAGCAAAAATCAGCAGCCTACAGAACATGATTTTATGGTTTTAACTAAAAAAATACCACAGCAAAAACAACTGGACTAATAagtttcaaacattaaattgttaaagagaAGTAAACTAAAATAGGCACAAGAAAATAATTGAGCAATAACATATACAGAAATTTAACTCAAATGTGATGCAATCTAGGAAACGTGTTGAATGATGCACTGGTGCGTTTTCAGGAAATTCGAAAAATAGACTGaatgtcaattttttttgttaaaattaggTTTCTGAAAGTACACTATTCATGCTATCTAAACATACAAGGGGAGACTATGCCCATGATAAACAACGGAAAACAGACGTTAGTTTGTTTGTGTAATGAAGCAGTATAGCGCTCCTGACTTGACAGACAGCTCACGTTAAATCTATGAAGTGAAAGCAAAAcccgtttttctcaaaattccattAATGAAAATCATAGCTCTCAGCCAACTTAAGATATAACTTTTATGTTCAAGCTATGGACAAAATAAAAAGTTTGGAAAGAGCTTGAACCCAGCTTTCATACGGTATTAAAACCTAAAAAGGTCAAATATCACCATGGGTTTCActgttgggttttcctagatcgcatcacatgtttcaaaaacactgcatagttttcttttcataaaatttttttttaatcctcatTAAAGTTCCGAAAGATATTCAGTCAACATCAGTGAATGATTTTTTTGTTCTTGaattaacattaatgacaggcagcatgtttattaggctgctgtctctttaacaccgaaTGCAAACGGatctaaaaatactgttacacatgcgttttctttctcatttgtttacTTTCACTTATGACAAAAAAGGTCTGTTTTTGTAATATACTGATGAccttttctgcagtggaaatgcGCAGAATGGTTCAAGAACGGACACAGGCCGGGCACCCACAAAGGGACCGCTGTTTACTGTGCTCACGCTTAAGATGTGTGCACTGCACACAAACATTGCGCACCTTCTTTCTCTTCCTGCgcttaaatcatttttttttactttaaaaatcacattaaaatgcgaacGCAGGAATCATTAAGTGGAATCGAAATGCACCTGTCTTATTGTTCTTGGAAAGTTGGAACCGGTACTAAAATGGAAACGGttctcgatacccaaccctaattGTAACTAATACATCACTTACCGCAAGGTCAGCTCCCCTGTGCTTCTTGTGTCGGCTCAGGAGGGGGTTTGGCTTTCCTGCCACTCCGTCCCGGTGCCTTCGACTTGATATGTGCTGCGTATGAATCAAACATACCAATTTTGAAGCAAATGTGATTTAATATTTGTCGTTCAGTATCAGTATATACGTAAACAAcataagcatttaaaaaaaagaaatgatggACAACATGATTCTTGCTTACCTGTTTGAGCTGCAGTTCTGAGTTGACCCGCACGTTGCAGATCTCACAGTGGAAGGTGCGTTCCTGAGTATTGGGGTCTGTGGCCCCGCCTCCCTGCTCCCCGCTGGGCTTCGGACCCAAACGAGGGTATGCCTTAATGGGGCCCAGTCCGCTGCGGGCTTCTAGAATTGTTTTGTGTTTAGTGCCTGAGGAGTGCAGAGAAATACAAGTTGAGTTTTGAAAATGAGTGTtgctataaataaaatatattgtgtatatatatcaaACCACAACTCATTGAAactttactggtagtccactgtatgaatttttttttgggggggtataatatgtcacagtttactttattttgctatccctacttacataaattaactatagtgtcctgctcccactagtaaaaaaatataaaaaatgatatctggtgtctgaatattttttggtttgactgtacatgcatataaactactgttcaaaaattcaGTCAGTAAgattctcttatgctcaacaaagctgcaattatttaagtaatattttgtttagtaataatttaaaatattgttacaatttaaaataattttcttttgaattttttttgttacatttacgtttttttttttttgatggcaaGGCTAAGttttcaacagccattactccagtcttcagtgtcacatgatccttcagaaagcattgtactatgctgatttgttgcttaagaaacatttctaattatcaatgttgaaaacagtagtgctgcttattatttattatgtaaaaagaacagcactagtttgaaaattatatatatttttttgactataaatgtctttactatcacttttgctAATTGAATGCATTCTAGCTGAATgaaattaatttcttttaaaacctattaaataataatttcactaacccaaacttttgaacagtaaatgattaatgattatgataaaaataaatatgtacttcaaagaattagttcactcctgaattaaaatttcctaagAAATTGGCTCACTCCTGTGTCATCCacgatgttcatgtttttctttgtatagtggacttcaaaggaagtcaacgggttgaagatccaaattgcagtttcaatgcagcttaaaagggctctacacgatcccagccaaggagtaagcatcttgtctagtgaaatgatcggtcattttctaaaaaaaaaaaagataatgtatatattttttgaccacaaatgctcatcacaGTAGCTCTGCGAAAATGTCCAACTATGTTTTTTGTAATGCGTTAAGTCGAGCATTTGTATGCctaattcctcggctgggatcgtgtagagtcctttgaagctgcattgaaactgcaatttggacctttaacccactgATCtctattgaagtctactatatagacaaaaatcctgcaatgttttccttacaaaccttaatttcttttcgactgaagaaagaaagagttgaacatcttggatgacatggaggtgagtaaataatcaggaaattttaattctgaagtGAAATAATCCTTAAAATATAAACTACAGGCAGTATTGTAATATCTGGTCATGGCCACTAGAGGGCTCTTGAATCTTCCGCTTTGAATTACCCATGAACGCAACTGCTCATGCCAGGGATGATTCTCATTTCTGTCCACATGTTTAATAGGCGGTCATACCATTCTTTTGCTGGAATGCTTTGCACTTGTGAATCATATCCTTTCTGAACTTCATTCAGGTTACATTATTGTACAGTACTCTTCATAAATCAAGAAGTGTACTGCCTGGCTTTCGATTTCAAAACTTTGTTGCTAAACTGAATTCCTCAAGTCTTAGTGATACGTTAAAATTTGGCTGTCCTTGTTACAACGAAGCTCGTCAATTATCCATTTCCTGTGTTTGGAGCCGTGGAACACATGGTTCTCCTCAAATGTTTCGCCGTCATGTTCCTGGCCTCACAATGTCAATGAAAACAGCTAAGATATGGACAAGAAAAGAAACATGTGACGTTCACATGCTTGGGTTCCTAAGAAATAATGTCTCTGTTTTGTTCTTAACCAAGAAAACATTGAGAATTTCAACATTCTCTTTCCAAACCCAAAGCAGGCTTTATTTTCTCCTTTTGACCAAAAGTTCACCTTACGTTTGGGTTTAAGGACactctgcaaaaaaaaaacaaaaaaaaaacaagcatgaaTGACCTTTGTGCTCTTCAAAAATGCACTGTTGCAATATTTAGACTTAAAATTTGTTCCAGGCAATGAGCGTTGCTAGCTTCACAGGGTAACGGTCATTTATAAATGCCATCTAAGATATAAACAGATAAAACAGGAATTGACAGCTGTGTCTGAACATACAGCTGAAGAAATATAGTAAGCTAAAACTCTGCCTTCCCCTCCCGACTTACATCTGTGCTTGTCTGCACAACAtatgagttgattttttggctGTGGTTTGGAGAATTAATTTAGGGAATGGAAAGTATTGATTCCAGATAGCTTTCTTAAACCCAGACGCTGATTAAAATTTGCCCTTGCATGATATCACTCATAActtgtaatgtttactttaaaaCATGGTCTTGTTCCAAGAGGAACAACTTCCACGTGGCTTCCATGTATCAAAGTGTGAATGTGCACTTTTTCATTTCAAACCACATAAACAGTTGTCAAATACTTTATGTAAAGGCATTCATTTCTTTTGGCCTGGGGAAAAACAGACCATTTAATCAACAAGCTCAACATGAGAAATTCCTAATCAGATGGTATAAACATACTGAAACTATGACTGCAGTTTTCCCTGATAAATAAAAGAGGAGATCAATAATAAATAGAGTTGTGTGTGCCGCTTTTACAGCAAAGTCTCCTCTACATCCACCTTCGTCTCTTCAAACAGGGTTGTTTGTGTTGACACAAACTGAATAATAGAGCAGAAAGAGAGATGCTCCAGCATTCGATATACCACGAGAAATCAAACACTCCCCAAAATACTACAAGCTGCACTGCAGTACAAAAACTGATCTACTTTATTCGTTTGTGTGCACACCTTTGGGGCAAACCGAGAGGACAAGCGCCGCTGTGAAGTTTGTGTATAAATCATGAGAGAGCGAAAGCTTCTAAAGATGCCTGTGTTAGAAGTTTAAAGGAGTTTTTCAGTGATGGACGTAATTGCTAGTGTTCCACTGTGAGCTGCCTTGAGCTACGCAAAGCATatttctgctgctcgcagaacaagATAAATCTTGCAGACTGTTCTTAAAATAATTATGCCCTCTGAAGTAATTTGTGCAAGTATTGAGAAAGACAACCAGAAGGTTCCAATTTAACACTTGCATGtgcaaaattaaactaaaaactaaataagGATTATAAAAATCGTGTTAAATACATTATTTCCCAGTTTGTCAGCAACTTTATTAGGAACAGCAACATGGCTTTGTTCCAGATGAATGATAGACTGACTATgcaattcaaaaaataaaaaaaacttgagcATCTTCTGCCAGAAATGCATCTAGAAtgcatattttatataaaaaaatacttctacataaaatattttttgcattaaaCAACCAAAATATGGCAAACAATATTATATCTTCACGTTTCATGATAGGAAGTTCTTAgagaataaatattataaaattttatatatagacTTTatataagtcaaaagtttacatacaccttgcagaatgtgcaacatgttattttaccaaaaataagacagatattttatttagtactgatctgaataagatatttcgcataaaagacgtttacatattccacaagagaagataagtttagtgatagttgttcatgagtcccttgtttttcctgaacagttaaactgcctgctgttcttcagagaaatccttcaggtcccacaaattatttggtttttcaacatttttgtgtatttgaaccctttccaacaatgactgtatgattttaagatccatcttgtcacattaaggacaactaagggacttcagaagattcaaacgcacactgatgcttcagaaggaaaaacgatacgttaagagccaggggtgtaaacttttgaacagaatgaagatttacagaatgtacatttttcatattttgtctgaatatcacatttttttcatgtagtactgcccttcagaaactacaaaagatacttgcatgtttcctagaagacaaataagttaaagttaccctgatctttaaattcaagacGTTTTCACCCAattaatacattgtgtttcccTCCAAAGGATTAgtcagcatttgaaccttctgtaaaaatAAAGCATTACTCCATAAAGAGTACGTATTTgggttacttagttacttttaatagaaagtaatgcattacgttacttttgtggcACTTTTTGTCACCTAATCTGGACTTGCTTATTAATTTttaatagcaacaacaaaaaggttatatttttggcaactgtaagGGCACTtttacaccaaaagtgaaatgaataagcttcATCTTAAAGGAAGAGCCTCTGTACCTCACTCTCAATTCTTCTGTCAGTGaataaatggaaaaacaaagtaactggcattacttgaAAATGGCTTATGAACATTTTACAATCATAGCAGTACAAAGTCACATAGTACAGACTAGAGTCCCTCAAACAAAATACACAGCAAGCATTTGTTATTATGTATAATCTATCCACTTCTAAGTGCTCATTGGGAGACTTTCTATTCCAATGATGGATGTTTTGCGTAACCATTCAGCACAGTAAGTTACTGAGTTTAGATGAGCTGTTGCTAAATGAATACTCACCTTTATTGTGGGCCTCCAACTGGGAGAGCGAATTGACGGCCACTTTGCACAGTGAGCAGTAAAGCAGCTTCTTGGCTTTGTCCTCTTCGGTCTCAGGATTGCTGGGAGTGACTGATGGCGTCCCCGGGGCCCCGGTTCCAGCCTGCTCTGGGTTAGAAGAACCACAGCCGGGAGATGAGGAGGTGGCCGGAGGTGGTTGAGGGGTAGTAGGGGTGGGCAGAAGAGGACAGGCGGAAGGACCTGGGGATTCTGGGGTTGGGGGAGCAGAAATGGCCGCGGGCCCTAGGGCCACCGCTGGTCCGTTTAACTGCGGCGCTGGCCGCGTCTCATCTGCAAAGCAAAgcaaacaacaaaatgacatttAAATGGAGTATTTGTGGAAGTTAATGGCCTCTGCTGTTTCATTCTTTGAAAATAACAAAGCTGCTACGCAGGAATTCAAGAGCTTTCATGCCACAGAAATGTGTTTTCCTGTAAACCTCAAACCAGGCGTACCTCAAATGCCTCATCTTAAAGTGAGCAACCCCAGCTTTTATAGACCACATAAAAACAAGTTTGCAAAAAATCGacttcataaaataaaattatatacatatgtttgtatttttataaGTCTTCACATATTGTTTAGTTTAATATGTCAAGTAAAATGGGACATGCTTAGCAATATGTAACCATACAGTTTGGAGCGTTCAAGACTCGAAATAGCGGTCTTTGTTAACGGAAACATGTTTCTGTTGACATAGAGACTAGGCaaaactgacctgaataagaaatttcacataaaagacattaacatagtccacaagaaaaaaaaaaataccctgttcaaaagtttacacacgcttgattcttaatactgtgttgttacttgaatgattcacagctgtgtttttttgtttagtgatagttgttcatgagtccgttgtttgccctgaacagttaaactgctccgCTGACTtgagaaaagtccttcaggtcccacagattctttggtttttaagcatttttgtgtatttgaacccttccaacaatgactgtatgattttgagatccatcttttcacaccgaagacaactgaaggactcatatgcaactattacagaaggttcaaacgctcactgatgctccagaaagaagcattaagagccagggggtgaaaactttttgaatttaaagatcagggtaaatttaaattttatctttaagggaacatgtaagtatcttctgtagcatctcaagggcagtactaaatgaaatgtatgaatgtatgaaatatatgatatttaagcaaaataagaaaaaaagtttttaccccacagttcttaatgcattgttattccttctgaagcatcagtgagcgtttaaaccttctataatagttgcaaatgagtccatcaggattctttgattttgttcaacagcatttatttgaaatagaaatcttccgtaacatgtctttactgtcacttttgaacaattagaTGCAtccttaataaaataaataaaagtattcgtTTTAGTCCATGTGTCACTGAAAAATTAAATCCAGTGCTCTGGCATTGCTAGAACTATTTACTCTACAGAGAAAACATGTTTTGTCATTCACTCCACTTTGGGTGCATACTAAAAACACCCTTAAATTGTGAGTGGGGTGTTTTCACAGTTCTAGCTGTCACCTTAAGTTTAAAAAATGGGTTATCAACTACAAGGCAAACATCCAGCCTACGGATTATGGCATTAGAAAGACAAGGAAAAAGTATCTCTTAAGGGGGAAAAGTAAGCAGTGACTTCACTGCTCAATTTTCTTACAAAGGttatgtatgtttttgtcatttcacAAACATTTAACCACAATGTCTTACATAAACTCTTAGTCATTCCAATTCAATGTCCCTTCCCTGAAGTAACACAGTGTTCAGATTTTATTCACTGTGGCATTTTAAGTTACACAGCCTGTGCTGTGGTGGCAAATCTTGAATGGCAGGTGGATAAGAGCTGGTTAGAAGCAACCAGATCCCTCGTTTGACAGGAAACGGTCCCCTCTCTCTACATTGGAAGTTTCCAGGCAGATTTCTTAGTGTGTCTCTCTCTGTTTGTGGAGCAGATGAGAGCGTGCTCTATATTTCTTTTGGGCTTGAGCTCCTGTCAGAGCCTCGTAAAAATCATCTGGATCAAAGCACGGGGTGATGACGTATCTGCTCTTTTGAAAGATACAGGATGTTACAGCAAACCCAGTGACCCTTTAAGAAAACACCAAATATAGATTAACGCTTCGTCCAATAGCTATTTTAGCATCAGTATGGATGAACCGAACCATGTGGTTTATACTCAGCACAGGCTTTGGTTCTGAATAGCTTGAACTTTTAACTCTGAGCTAATATTCCCAGGGCTCTTTTCCACAACACACCCCATTCCCTTACAGGCCCCCACCCtccaacagacacacacactatGCGTGTGTAGTGAAAAATGTGGGTTTGGCCATGTGCATGTGGTTTGTGTTAGCAGATCGCGGTTCAGGGGTAGAGGAGAGTGTGTAATGGGGGATTTCAAAATCCTCCATCCTCTGGATGGTTGCCATCCACCAACATCATTGACATGCCCTCCATGTTCCCTGCAATGTGTGCCCGTCTGCCCTCCATTTATTCTTGCTCTGCATATTTGAAAGTGCGGTTACACAACATGCACTCTCAGAGGACTCAtatttaatgattaaattaacTCACGCCTTCCTTCAACTGCTGAAGGAGTCAGCCGCTGTAAACACTAGCTTGTAATGATGTAAATATTTTCAGCAAGGTTCAGAGGTCGAAAGGAATCCCAAATATAATGCTCTAATACTGCTTTAAACGTGCAACTGTTACAAACCAACAGTGGGCATGGAATCATGGGTGCCACATAAgtcaaactgctgtcccacaacctaaaaacacattttaaaagcatttaagtattcaaatcttaaatttttattaaaatccttctattatataatatttaaaatatcactaagctatatatatatatatatatatatatatatatatatatatatatatatatatatatatattataagatCATCATTTATTAGGTACTCTAAAATGGGAACAATTGGCAGCAATTGGgaaaatgatatttaaataatttttgtttttaaaagtatttttttgattcttttaaaaagtaaagttaaaaaaaattaagattttcttTGTTAAtaatgaaactttatgtaaactTCAGtgacattttcatgtcactactgaaacagtgtatg
This window encodes:
- the znf385a gene encoding zinc finger protein 385A isoform X1, which translates into the protein MILGSINRTGAVPTFLRTPTVIQPHLDMKPFLQFQMETPPHSVGLFHNFNAMDPVQKAVINHTFGVPLVKTKRPIISCNVCQIRFNSESQAEAHYKGNRHARRVKGIETSKSRPQESDKPPPGPVSSPSPTGTIPAISDTDSSKTDETRPAPQLNGPAVALGPAAISAPPTPESPGPSACPLLPTPTTPQPPPATSSSPGCGSSNPEQAGTGAPGTPSVTPSNPETEEDKAKKLLYCSLCKVAVNSLSQLEAHNKGTKHKTILEARSGLGPIKAYPRLGPKPSGEQGGGATDPNTQERTFHCEICNVRVNSELQLKQHISSRRHRDGVAGKPNPLLSRHKKHRGADLADLTKALGAGLLPSPLAVAAAMAAAASSNQLALRAAAPAPHPHHHLLQGPPLSHILRPAPGPMRTSHGPILFSPY
- the znf385a gene encoding zinc finger protein 385A isoform X2 encodes the protein MSDILAHTLPHTNTSSLMEDPMQLRDPSASEDMKMDPVQKAVINHTFGVPLVKTKRPIISCNVCQIRFNSESQAEAHYKGNRHARRVKGIETSKSRPQESDKPPPGPVSSPSPTGTIPAISDTDSSKTDETRPAPQLNGPAVALGPAAISAPPTPESPGPSACPLLPTPTTPQPPPATSSSPGCGSSNPEQAGTGAPGTPSVTPSNPETEEDKAKKLLYCSLCKVAVNSLSQLEAHNKGTKHKTILEARSGLGPIKAYPRLGPKPSGEQGGGATDPNTQERTFHCEICNVRVNSELQLKQHISSRRHRDGVAGKPNPLLSRHKKHRGADLADLTKALGAGLLPSPLAVAAAMAAAASSNQLALRAAAPAPHPHHHLLQGPPLSHILRPAPGPMRTSHGPILFSPY